From the Wolbachia endosymbiont (group B) of Protocalliphora azurea genome, one window contains:
- the acpP gene encoding acyl carrier protein, with protein MNELAKSTREDIEEKVKKIILEHISKDVEGFSSSSKLSDHGTDSLDAVEIIMAAEEEFGIEIPDEDAQKMETMEQIVEYVVNKANN; from the coding sequence ATGAACGAATTGGCAAAAAGCACTAGAGAAGATATAGAAGAAAAAGTAAAGAAGATTATACTAGAGCACATCAGTAAGGATGTAGAGGGATTTAGTAGTTCTTCAAAGCTTTCAGACCATGGCACAGATAGTTTAGATGCAGTTGAAATAATCATGGCAGCTGAAGAAGAATTTGGTATAGAGATTCCTGATGAAGATGCGCAAAAAATGGAAACTATGGAACAGATAGTTGAATATGTAGTAAACAAAGCAAACAATTGA
- a CDS encoding polyprenyl synthetase family protein, producing the protein MLDETTKNLLVVEVNKLLPENSENKLISAMRYVLLAPAKHIRSFLVIASSSIFNIKVEKAITAAAAIEFIHAYSLIHDDLPCMDNSDTRRGQPSCHKKFGEATAVLAGDALLTLAFEVLSLLNCEIIKVLSQAIGMKGMVGGQILDIGADFGKIKEIHLMKTAKLFAASCEIGAIIGGATDKEREALYNYGINLGLIFQAKDDIEDYEQDKTNNLMSVLGKNEMENYIDSLFKQASDNLITLSGNTSDLYDLLNQVKKDG; encoded by the coding sequence ATGCTAGACGAAACAACAAAAAATTTGCTTGTTGTAGAAGTGAATAAGCTCTTACCTGAAAATAGCGAGAATAAACTTATATCAGCTATGCGTTATGTACTTCTTGCTCCTGCAAAACATATACGTTCTTTTTTAGTTATAGCATCTTCGTCGATATTCAACATAAAGGTTGAAAAAGCAATAACAGCAGCAGCAGCAATTGAATTTATTCATGCTTACTCCCTCATTCACGATGATCTGCCATGTATGGATAACAGTGACACCCGCAGAGGCCAGCCAAGCTGCCACAAAAAATTTGGTGAAGCAACAGCAGTACTGGCCGGAGATGCATTACTTACCCTGGCTTTTGAGGTATTATCTTTGTTAAATTGTGAGATCATAAAAGTGCTCTCTCAAGCAATAGGAATGAAGGGAATGGTGGGAGGGCAGATTTTAGATATAGGTGCAGATTTTGGCAAAATAAAAGAAATTCATTTGATGAAAACTGCAAAACTATTTGCAGCTTCATGTGAAATAGGGGCTATAATAGGAGGCGCTACAGACAAGGAGCGGGAAGCATTATATAACTATGGAATAAATCTAGGGCTTATTTTTCAAGCCAAGGATGATATCGAAGATTATGAGCAAGATAAAACAAACAATTTAATGTCCGTGCTTGGAAAAAATGAAATGGAAAACTATATAGATAGTCTCTTTAAACAGGCCTCAGATAATTTAATTACGCTTTCAGGGAATACTAGTGACTTATATGATTTATTGAATCAAGTAAAAAAAGATGGTTAG
- a CDS encoding FKBP-type peptidyl-prolyl cis-trans isomerase encodes MVRKIILQMFISVVMILTLASAFIITIVYINKDKPEKREKLYEINATHGGLTQMIASYLVRPILESALDRYIEKHGLAEYLEEITQQKEEEMINFYEITEGSGSKVFCGQEVLLQMYKVSNNLATLLPTDVNLKIGQDYLKEVSLGVIGMKEGGERVVTIAADDNKMSFNSYYIKLIEVKDKYPDSVNNLMIFNDLINKTGKRVKCGDEISVQYSIKRHNGEYIIKDQIVQFKVGDKKIPLAIELGVVGMRAGNKRTVLSSPDLLTDVLTKGIDCDIAIIDLSLNSTIGK; translated from the coding sequence ATGGTTAGAAAAATTATATTACAAATGTTTATCTCTGTAGTAATGATTCTCACTTTAGCTTCTGCTTTTATAATTACGATTGTTTATATAAACAAAGATAAACCAGAGAAAAGGGAAAAGCTTTACGAAATAAATGCTACACATGGTGGTTTGACACAGATGATAGCAAGTTATTTGGTCAGGCCGATACTTGAATCAGCTCTTGATCGTTATATTGAAAAGCATGGGTTAGCAGAATATTTAGAAGAAATAACACAGCAAAAAGAAGAAGAGATGATAAACTTTTATGAAATTACTGAAGGCAGTGGCAGTAAAGTTTTCTGTGGCCAAGAAGTTCTGCTACAAATGTACAAAGTCTCCAACAACCTAGCAACGCTACTTCCGACTGATGTCAATTTGAAAATAGGTCAGGATTACTTAAAAGAAGTGAGTTTAGGGGTAATAGGTATGAAAGAAGGTGGAGAGCGTGTAGTTACTATTGCCGCTGATGACAACAAAATGAGTTTTAACTCTTATTACATCAAACTGATTGAAGTAAAAGATAAATATCCTGATTCAGTAAATAACCTAATGATTTTTAATGACTTAATTAACAAAACTGGAAAACGAGTAAAATGTGGCGATGAGATATCAGTTCAATATAGCATAAAGAGACATAATGGTGAGTATATAATCAAAGATCAAATAGTGCAGTTTAAGGTTGGTGACAAAAAAATACCACTTGCTATAGAACTTGGAGTTGTGGGAATGAGAGCTGGTAATAAAAGAACAGTTCTTTCTTCACCTGATCTTTTAACTGATGTGTTAACAAAAGGCATAGATTGTGATATTGCAATAATTGATTTAAGCTTGAATTCTACTATTGGAAAATAG
- the hslU gene encoding ATP-dependent protease ATPase subunit HslU — MSRTLCANFSSQSVVGQFDNNDDYNEKNSLYENEGTGSSSIQSSQALLDDLPPQKIVKELDRFIIGQNDAKRAVAIALRNRWRRNKVPLPLREEIIPKNILMIGHTGVGKTEIARRLAKLAGAPFIKVEATKFTEIGYVGRDVDSIIRDLVDAAIVLVKEKARKALTKKALGLAEKIIVNSMVGEDATEESKKVFRERLRNKEFEDGEVSINVRESKGMLPTFDIPGMPGGQIGVMNVTEIVGKMFNGNKKTKTITVKVKEAREILINEESERLMDEDKIIKEAIDLVSNEGIVFLDEIDKIAARTEIKGEVNREGVQRDLLPLLEGTTVSTKYGPVKTDYILFIASGAFHLSKPSDLLPELQGRLPIRVELKALTQEDLIKILKEPESSLLKQYIALMKTENVTLEFTDDGIETIAEIAFTVNREVENIGARRLHTVMEKLLDEISFIASEKNSEKFVIDSKYVRDKLESISKQLDLSKFIL; from the coding sequence ATGTCAAGAACTTTGTGTGCCAATTTTTCTAGTCAATCTGTAGTGGGTCAATTTGATAATAATGATGACTATAATGAGAAAAATAGCCTCTATGAAAATGAAGGTACAGGAAGTAGCAGCATTCAAAGCTCACAAGCTTTATTAGATGATCTACCACCACAGAAGATAGTTAAAGAATTAGACAGATTTATAATCGGGCAGAATGATGCAAAGCGCGCTGTTGCTATTGCACTCAGAAATCGTTGGCGTCGAAATAAAGTCCCACTTCCACTACGTGAAGAGATTATACCTAAGAATATACTCATGATAGGCCATACGGGAGTTGGTAAAACTGAAATAGCTCGCCGTTTAGCAAAGCTTGCTGGTGCACCTTTTATAAAAGTTGAAGCAACGAAATTTACTGAAATAGGATATGTTGGACGTGATGTTGACTCGATAATACGTGATTTAGTTGACGCAGCAATAGTTTTAGTTAAGGAAAAAGCACGTAAAGCCTTAACTAAAAAAGCTTTAGGTTTGGCTGAAAAGATAATAGTCAACTCCATGGTTGGTGAAGATGCAACCGAGGAAAGCAAAAAAGTTTTCAGAGAAAGACTGAGAAATAAGGAATTTGAAGATGGAGAAGTTTCTATTAACGTCAGGGAGAGCAAGGGTATGCTACCCACTTTTGATATACCTGGTATGCCAGGTGGGCAAATTGGCGTGATGAACGTAACAGAAATAGTGGGTAAGATGTTTAATGGGAACAAAAAAACAAAAACTATTACAGTTAAAGTGAAAGAAGCACGTGAAATATTGATTAATGAAGAAAGCGAAAGGTTAATGGATGAAGACAAGATAATCAAAGAAGCGATTGATCTTGTTAGCAATGAAGGCATAGTGTTTTTAGATGAAATAGATAAAATTGCAGCACGTACAGAAATAAAAGGTGAAGTCAACAGAGAAGGAGTGCAGCGCGATCTGTTACCATTACTTGAGGGAACAACTGTTTCAACTAAGTATGGCCCCGTAAAAACAGACTATATATTATTTATTGCATCTGGTGCTTTTCATTTATCTAAGCCATCTGATCTTTTACCAGAATTACAGGGTAGATTGCCAATTAGAGTGGAACTTAAGGCGCTTACTCAAGAGGATCTAATAAAAATATTAAAGGAACCAGAATCTAGTTTGTTAAAACAGTATATAGCGTTAATGAAAACGGAAAATGTAACACTTGAGTTTACTGATGATGGTATAGAGACTATAGCTGAAATAGCATTTACAGTTAATAGAGAAGTGGAAAATATAGGTGCAAGAAGACTTCATACTGTCATGGAGAAGCTTTTGGATGAAATAAGTTTTATCGCTTCTGAAAAAAATAGTGAAAAATTTGTTATAGATAGCAAATATGTAAGAGATAAACTAGAGTCAATTTCAAAGCAGCTTGATTTATCTAAATTTATACTTTAG
- the hslV gene encoding ATP-dependent protease subunit HslV, with product MIHHDSSKMYGTTILSIRRDKNVVVIGDGQVSLGHTVIKSGAKKVRRLSGDSVIAGFAGATADAFTLFERLESKLDKHPGQLMRACVELAKDWRMDKYLRKLEAMMIVADKSISLVITGTGDVLEPEDGIAAIGSGGNFALSAAKALIDVEGISIEEIAKKAMKIAADICVYTNHNLIIEKIEE from the coding sequence ATGATTCATCATGACAGCAGTAAAATGTATGGTACTACTATACTGTCAATTAGAAGAGACAAAAATGTAGTAGTAATAGGTGATGGGCAAGTCTCGCTAGGCCATACCGTTATAAAATCTGGAGCAAAAAAAGTTAGGCGTCTTTCTGGTGATTCCGTAATTGCCGGTTTTGCTGGAGCAACAGCTGATGCATTTACTCTCTTCGAAAGGCTAGAATCTAAACTTGATAAGCACCCAGGACAGTTAATGAGGGCATGTGTTGAACTTGCAAAAGACTGGAGAATGGATAAATATCTAAGAAAATTAGAAGCTATGATGATCGTGGCAGACAAGTCCATTTCATTGGTCATTACAGGAACGGGTGATGTTCTTGAACCTGAAGATGGCATTGCAGCCATTGGCTCTGGAGGAAATTTTGCTTTATCTGCAGCAAAAGCTTTGATTGACGTTGAAGGAATATCAATAGAGGAGATTGCAAAAAAGGCTATGAAGATAGCTGCTGATATATGTGTTTATACAAACCATAATCTAATTATCGAAAAAATAGAGGAGTAA
- the gshA gene encoding glutamate--cysteine ligase — MQNIIHPNLEKDINNWFKTKFNGFTLPFYSSIDLRNSGYKIAPVDANLFPAGFNNLSEVSKAIAAKLIKSYFETKQYKKALIIPENYTRNKMYIENVFAIEKVLQLAGFETRIGLFHNETYNLIEQYETVVKENSLLKTTSGFVPDIIILNRDMTSHIPDTLENVKQEIVPSPLYGWHSRQKFQYFEIYQKLVSEFCGEFKMDPWLISVLTESCNGVDFNDDSSLGAVATKVDQILSLVQKKYEEYEIKTQPYVFIKASNGTYGMGIITATSGKEILNLNKKKRHKMKKIKEGIAINSVIIQEGVPTIDIFKSSSAEPLIYYIGDTPTCYLYRCNSRKDVYSSLNSTDCEFYDISQENKTLPLWNIVSKLAVLALAVEIKSFHL; from the coding sequence ATGCAAAACATAATTCATCCAAATCTGGAAAAAGATATAAATAATTGGTTCAAAACAAAATTTAATGGTTTTACATTACCATTTTATAGCTCCATAGATCTTAGGAATTCAGGCTACAAAATTGCTCCAGTAGACGCCAATTTATTTCCTGCAGGGTTTAATAACCTAAGTGAAGTATCAAAAGCGATAGCAGCAAAATTGATAAAAAGCTACTTCGAAACAAAACAATATAAAAAGGCCCTTATAATACCGGAGAATTACACACGAAATAAAATGTATATAGAAAATGTATTTGCTATAGAAAAGGTACTGCAACTCGCAGGTTTTGAAACTAGAATTGGCCTCTTTCATAATGAAACGTACAATTTAATAGAACAGTATGAAACTGTTGTGAAAGAAAACTCTTTGCTGAAGACAACTTCAGGATTTGTGCCTGATATTATTATACTGAACCGTGATATGACGAGCCACATTCCAGACACGCTAGAAAACGTAAAACAAGAGATAGTGCCAAGTCCATTATATGGCTGGCACAGTAGGCAGAAATTTCAATATTTTGAAATCTATCAAAAATTAGTGTCCGAATTTTGTGGCGAATTTAAAATGGACCCATGGCTTATTTCTGTGCTTACAGAAAGCTGTAATGGAGTTGACTTTAATGATGATTCATCACTAGGAGCAGTAGCGACTAAAGTTGACCAAATATTATCTCTAGTGCAAAAAAAATATGAGGAATATGAAATAAAAACACAACCTTACGTTTTTATCAAAGCAAGCAATGGCACATATGGAATGGGCATTATAACAGCAACAAGTGGAAAGGAAATATTAAATCTCAATAAAAAAAAGCGTCATAAAATGAAAAAGATAAAAGAAGGAATAGCAATCAATAGTGTTATTATACAAGAAGGTGTACCAACTATTGACATATTTAAAAGTAGTTCTGCAGAACCGCTAATATACTATATAGGAGATACTCCAACATGTTACTTATACCGATGTAATAGCAGGAAAGATGTATATTCTAGCTTGAATTCCACTGACTGTGAATTTTATGACATCAGCCAAGAAAATAAAACTTTGCCACTTTGGAATATTGTTAGCAAATTAGCAGTGCTAGCATTGGCAGTAGAAATTAAGTCTTTTCATCTCTAA
- the hemH gene encoding ferrochelatase — MKKAVILFNLGGPDSLSAVRPFLFNLFYDKRIINLPNPFRFLLAKFISKRRESTAQEIYEHIGGKSPILENTKAQADALELKLNENGNHVYKIFICMRYWHPFADEVVKSVKQFDPDEIILLPLYPQYSTTTTLSSIENWQKNAKLECNTKTIHHYYDNEDFIEAHVNLTSKYYKLASKIGKPRVLFSAHSLPLSIIKKGDPYASQIEKTVKLIVKKLNIEDLDWGICYQSKVGPVKWLEPSTESELSRAKDDNIPVVLSPISFVSEHSETLVELDIEYKAIIKDGYYFRVPTLSTDLLFIKCLADLCLDHSQSTDL; from the coding sequence GTGAAGAAGGCAGTAATCTTATTTAACCTAGGCGGACCTGATTCACTAAGTGCGGTCCGTCCTTTCTTATTTAATCTTTTTTACGATAAAAGAATAATAAATCTACCAAATCCTTTTCGCTTCCTTTTAGCAAAGTTTATCTCCAAAAGGCGAGAAAGTACTGCACAAGAAATATACGAGCACATTGGAGGTAAATCGCCAATCTTGGAGAATACGAAAGCACAAGCTGATGCTTTAGAACTAAAATTAAATGAAAATGGAAACCATGTATATAAGATATTCATCTGCATGCGTTATTGGCATCCATTTGCTGATGAAGTTGTTAAAAGCGTAAAGCAATTCGACCCTGACGAAATCATTCTGTTACCACTATATCCGCAATATTCAACCACCACAACTCTATCATCCATCGAGAATTGGCAAAAAAATGCCAAACTGGAATGTAACACAAAAACAATTCACCATTATTATGACAATGAAGACTTTATTGAAGCTCATGTTAATCTGACGTCTAAATATTATAAATTAGCTAGCAAAATCGGTAAGCCAAGAGTCCTATTCTCGGCTCATAGCTTACCTCTTAGTATCATTAAAAAAGGCGACCCTTACGCTTCACAGATAGAAAAAACAGTAAAATTAATAGTAAAAAAATTGAATATTGAAGATCTTGATTGGGGAATATGTTATCAGAGTAAGGTTGGCCCTGTAAAATGGTTGGAGCCTAGCACTGAAAGTGAGCTATCACGCGCAAAAGACGATAATATACCTGTAGTTTTATCACCTATATCTTTTGTTTCTGAGCATTCTGAAACACTGGTTGAACTTGATATAGAGTATAAAGCAATTATCAAAGACGGATATTACTTTCGCGTACCAACTCTCAGTACTGATCTCTTATTTATCAAGTGCTTGGCCGATTTATGTTTAGATCACTCTCAAAGTACTGATTTATAG
- the ndk gene encoding nucleoside-diphosphate kinase, translating to MAIERTLSILKPDAVKNNITGSINSYIEKSGLKIIAQRKMLLTKKQAELFYEIHKDRPFFGELVEFMTSGSVIVQVLIGENAVSKYRQIMGATDPKQADKGTIRGDFANDISENRVHGSDSLENAHREIAFFFAECELV from the coding sequence ATGGCAATTGAGAGAACACTTTCGATATTAAAACCTGATGCAGTAAAAAATAATATTACAGGCAGTATAAATTCTTACATTGAAAAATCTGGACTAAAAATTATAGCACAGAGAAAGATGCTGCTGACAAAAAAACAAGCAGAGCTGTTTTATGAAATTCATAAGGATAGGCCTTTTTTTGGAGAGTTGGTGGAATTTATGACTTCTGGGTCTGTGATAGTTCAAGTTTTAATCGGTGAAAATGCAGTCAGTAAATACAGACAAATCATGGGTGCTACAGATCCAAAACAGGCAGATAAAGGTACAATTAGGGGTGATTTTGCTAATGATATTAGTGAAAATAGAGTGCATGGTTCTGATAGTCTAGAGAATGCTCATAGAGAAATAGCTTTCTTTTTTGCTGAATGTGAATTGGTGTAG
- a CDS encoding aspartate aminotransferase family protein — translation MDHVVNAYNRSEASIVRGEGVYLFDKDGKKYLDFAAGISTTSLGHCHPYITDKLKEQLDSLWHCSNIFTIPQQERLAQRLTELTFADKVFFCSSGLEATEAAIKFIRRYFYLNGQEKRSHIITIEGGFHGRSIAAISAGGNEKSREGFAPLLSGFDKVPRNNIEALEKKINSETAAIFLEPIQSEGGVHPLDVEYLKKVREITKAQGIILCFDEVQCGYGRIGSLFYYQNIGVEPDMLTCAKAMGNGFPLAACLVKDYIAEAITPGTHGSTYGGNPLAMTVGNAVLDVMLKEGFFDHVKKVSKYLKEKLLPLTEEFPKIISEVRGEGLLIGIELRVPLADKIVKQSLDKGLIMTNILNNKVIRITPPLVVESMHVNAVCDIFHDLFFYIKDI, via the coding sequence ATGGATCATGTTGTTAACGCTTATAATAGATCTGAAGCTTCTATAGTTAGAGGAGAAGGAGTATATCTCTTCGATAAGGATGGTAAAAAATATTTAGACTTTGCTGCAGGAATTTCTACAACCTCTCTAGGGCATTGTCATCCATACATTACAGATAAACTGAAGGAGCAACTGGATTCATTATGGCACTGCTCTAATATTTTTACTATTCCTCAGCAGGAAAGGCTTGCTCAGCGTTTAACAGAACTTACCTTTGCCGATAAAGTTTTTTTCTGCTCAAGTGGACTTGAAGCAACAGAAGCTGCAATTAAATTTATTCGCCGCTATTTCTACTTAAATGGACAAGAAAAGCGCAGTCACATCATTACAATTGAAGGAGGTTTTCATGGCCGCAGTATTGCTGCAATTTCAGCTGGGGGAAATGAAAAATCACGCGAAGGTTTTGCTCCACTCCTTTCTGGTTTTGATAAAGTTCCAAGAAATAACATTGAAGCATTAGAAAAGAAAATCAATAGCGAAACAGCTGCCATATTTTTAGAGCCCATACAAAGTGAAGGCGGAGTACATCCATTGGACGTAGAGTATCTTAAAAAAGTAAGAGAGATAACAAAAGCTCAAGGAATAATTTTATGCTTTGATGAAGTGCAATGCGGATATGGACGAATTGGCTCTCTATTTTACTATCAAAATATAGGAGTTGAACCTGATATGCTCACTTGTGCGAAGGCTATGGGTAATGGATTTCCTCTGGCTGCATGTTTAGTAAAAGATTATATAGCAGAAGCAATCACTCCAGGAACTCATGGGTCAACTTATGGAGGTAATCCACTTGCCATGACTGTTGGTAATGCAGTACTCGATGTAATGCTAAAGGAAGGCTTTTTTGACCATGTTAAGAAGGTCAGTAAATATCTAAAAGAAAAGTTGTTGCCTTTGACTGAAGAATTTCCGAAGATCATTTCAGAAGTTCGTGGGGAGGGTTTATTGATAGGGATAGAGCTTAGAGTACCTTTGGCTGATAAAATTGTTAAACAATCTCTTGACAAAGGCTTAATAATGACTAATATTTTAAATAATAAGGTAATAAGAATAACTCCTCCACTTGTTGTTGAGAGTATGCATGTGAATGCAGTGTGTGATATATTTCATGATTTATTTTTTTATATTAAAGATATATAG
- a CDS encoding HlyC/CorC family transporter, whose product MDWLLISVLSAIFFLLILSFLFSGAEIGLTSISRSRVNKLKLDGNKRAKIIERLLNTKELTIGTILLCNTIINITCSALFTAIFIHFFESEGIFLSTFMMTFCILLFCEVLPKTYAMQNPEKFTLLSSYFMLFFVKILSPLTLGIQFIVNLILKLCGLHKNREVISAADAMRNMITLHRSEGTMLQQDLDMLSSILDLAETEISQIMTHRRSLFSLDIDRNKEDLIREILTSRHSRVPLWQKEPDNIVGVVHVKNLINALREKDNKIEIAKVMSKPWFIPESTPLSVQLHNFRKNRKHLAFVIDEYGALQGIVTLEDILEEIVGEISDEHDLITENFIKKISDNMYHIEGKSTIRDINRQLHWDLPDEEATTLAGMIVNEIERIPEENEEFSMYGFYFKILKKDKNIITMIEVQVKTDNTVVAIN is encoded by the coding sequence ATGGATTGGTTATTGATTTCAGTATTGTCAGCAATTTTCTTCTTGTTGATCTTATCGTTTTTGTTTTCAGGAGCAGAAATAGGGTTAACCTCAATTAGCCGCTCCCGAGTTAATAAACTAAAGCTAGATGGCAATAAAAGAGCTAAGATAATAGAACGCTTGTTGAATACAAAAGAATTAACAATAGGAACAATATTACTGTGCAATACAATTATTAACATTACTTGTTCCGCTTTATTTACAGCAATATTTATACATTTCTTTGAAAGTGAAGGCATCTTTCTTTCAACATTCATGATGACGTTTTGTATTTTGCTATTTTGTGAAGTTTTACCAAAAACTTACGCCATGCAAAATCCTGAAAAATTTACATTGCTTTCTTCTTATTTTATGCTGTTTTTTGTCAAGATTCTTTCTCCATTGACATTAGGCATTCAGTTTATTGTCAATCTCATTCTGAAGTTATGTGGGCTTCATAAGAATAGGGAGGTAATATCTGCAGCAGATGCAATGCGTAACATGATTACTCTTCATCGCAGTGAAGGAACTATGTTACAACAGGATTTAGATATGCTAAGTAGTATACTTGATTTGGCTGAGACAGAAATATCACAGATTATGACTCACAGGAGAAGCTTATTTTCTCTTGATATAGATCGAAACAAAGAGGATTTAATAAGAGAGATTTTAACCAGTAGACATAGCAGAGTACCTTTATGGCAAAAAGAACCAGATAATATTGTTGGAGTGGTTCACGTGAAAAATCTAATAAATGCCTTGCGTGAAAAGGATAATAAAATAGAGATTGCCAAAGTTATGTCAAAGCCTTGGTTTATACCAGAAAGTACGCCACTCAGTGTACAACTTCACAACTTCCGTAAAAACAGGAAACACCTTGCATTTGTTATTGATGAGTATGGAGCACTACAGGGAATCGTAACTCTTGAGGATATACTGGAAGAAATAGTTGGAGAAATTTCAGATGAACATGATTTGATCACAGAGAATTTTATAAAAAAGATATCCGATAATATGTATCACATAGAAGGAAAATCTACTATTAGGGATATTAATAGACAGTTACATTGGGATCTTCCTGATGAAGAAGCTACAACTCTAGCAGGTATGATTGTAAACGAGATAGAGCGCATTCCTGAAGAAAATGAAGAGTTTTCCATGTACGGTTTTTACTTTAAGATTTTAAAAAAAGATAAAAATATTATTACTATGATTGAAGTACAAGTAAAAACTGATAATACTGTAGTAGCAATTAATTAG
- a CDS encoding DUF2312 domain-containing protein, producing the protein MEDTVKITAEDLKSYIERIEKLEQEKRDVQDHIRDVYAKAADEGWDIKVMKQIIRLRKMDDDDREEQEILLDTYKRALGMNYEGE; encoded by the coding sequence ATGGAAGATACAGTAAAAATAACGGCTGAAGATTTGAAGAGCTATATAGAGAGAATCGAAAAACTTGAACAAGAAAAGAGGGATGTGCAAGATCACATTCGTGATGTATATGCAAAAGCTGCAGATGAAGGTTGGGATATAAAAGTGATGAAACAGATTATTAGGCTAAGAAAGATGGATGATGATGACAGGGAGGAACAGGAAATATTACTTGATACCTACAAACGTGCATTGGGAATGAATTACGAAGGTGAATAG
- a CDS encoding UbiX family flavin prenyltransferase — MNSRIVIGISGASGSIYGVRILEALKNTNHETHLVISSAGKITIAHEIKEKLEDIISLADFYYSEEKIGEKIASGSFKTSGMVIAPCSMKTMSEIASGVTSNLLTRAADVTLKERRKLVLMVRESPLHLGHLRNMLKLTEMGAIVAPPMPAFYIKPKSLDDIVNHAVGKVLNLFDIALPDFKEWQGNVNYY, encoded by the coding sequence GTGAATAGTAGGATTGTAATTGGAATAAGTGGAGCATCTGGTTCTATTTACGGTGTACGGATTCTAGAGGCACTAAAAAATACCAATCATGAAACTCATTTAGTGATCAGCAGTGCTGGAAAAATAACTATAGCTCATGAGATTAAAGAAAAACTTGAAGATATTATATCGCTTGCAGATTTTTACTATTCTGAGGAAAAAATAGGAGAAAAAATAGCAAGCGGCTCGTTTAAAACCTCAGGTATGGTTATTGCTCCATGTTCTATGAAAACAATGTCTGAAATAGCATCGGGGGTGACTTCCAATCTATTAACAAGGGCTGCAGATGTAACTCTAAAAGAAAGAAGAAAATTAGTTCTTATGGTGAGAGAATCTCCACTACATCTTGGACATCTCCGAAATATGTTAAAACTAACGGAGATGGGAGCAATTGTTGCTCCGCCGATGCCTGCTTTTTATATTAAACCAAAATCTTTGGATGATATTGTAAATCATGCTGTTGGTAAAGTATTGAATTTATTTGATATTGCATTACCTGACTTCAAGGAGTGGCAAGGAAATGTCAATTATT